One segment of Brassica napus cultivar Da-Ae chromosome C3, Da-Ae, whole genome shotgun sequence DNA contains the following:
- the LOC106386708 gene encoding F-box/FBD/LRR-repeat protein At1g51370-like isoform X2 produces the protein MVGGKRKTKTCDKGSQRRWICQLPNVLISDILARVPTKIAVRTGVLSKTWINHWKNVRGLDLESFEFSDMDTFVSFVRSFFDSHRESTIDKIRLSVHYSDCHSLLTQWTDIAIRRRIQHLDVCYYGTCCDVTMPVSLYTCKTLVHLRLCWVVLANLEVVSLPCLKTMHLECIRDLTEPTVEKLISGSPVLEDLIIIRRTSGERFIQVRSNTLKRIHIDTYTEVEIDAPLLECLRTTVYLEKNFMIINLGCSTTLDIDMVFPDVTCTKLLICDTLTDIPRFRGLVTSSYILKNIFLHSEPGPLLQFRDLSRLHELIKDPSYKKNREPKLMFSTVPPCLVSSLKVVELKRLIARYEGEVELVRYFLKNSPILEKLRLDTYYTKKGMRDFLKEVVALPRCSSACEVTVL, from the exons ATGGTGGGTggaaagagaaaaacaaaaacatgtgaCAAAGGGTCGCAAAGACGCTGGATATGCCAACTACCTAATGTTTTGATAAGTGACATACTTGCTCGTGTTCCTACAAAGATTGCTGTAAGAACAGGCGTTTTGTCCAAAACATGGATTAATCACTGGAAGAATGTTCGTGGATTGGACTTAGAGTCCTTTGAATTCTCTGATATGGATACCTTTGTGAGTTTTGTTCGAAGTTTTTTTGATTCACACAGGGAATCAACGATAGACAAAATAAGGTTAAGTGTTCACTATTCTGATTGTCACTCCCTTCTCACCCAATGGACTGATATTGCGATTAGGCGTAGGATTCAGCATCTCGATGTTTGTTATTATGGCACTTGTTGCGATGTTACGATGCCCGTCAGTCTATATACATGCAAGACGCTGGTGCACTTACGCCTTTGTTGGGTTGTCTTGGCTAACCTGGAGGTTGTTTCCTTGCCATGCCTAAAGACCATGCATTTAGAATGCATTAGAGATCTCACTGAGCCAACTGTGGAGAAACTTATCTCAGGCTCTCCAGTTCTGGAAGATTTAATCATTATCAGACGAACTAGTGGTGAAAGGTTTATACAAGTGCGCTCTAATACGCTAAAGAGAATCCACATAGATACCTATACAGAAGTTGAGATTGATGCTCCTCTACTCGAGTGTTTGAGGACTACGGTTTATTTAGAAAAGAACTTCATGATCATCAATTTGGGTTGCTCTACCACACTAGATATTGATATGGTCTTTCCTGATGTGACTTGCACCAAACTTTTAATTTGTGATACTCTCACCGATATTCCGAGGTTCAGAGGCCTTGTTACAAGTAGTTACATTTTGAAG AACATCTTTCTACACTCCGAACCAGGACCATTGCTTCAGTTCCGTGACCTATCCCGTTTGCAT GAGTTGATCAAGGACCCAAGTTATAAGAAGAACAGAGAACCAAAGCTGATGTTTTCAACAGTGCCTCCGTGTTTGGTATCATCTCTCAAGGTCGTGGAACTGAAACGTTTGATCGCAAGGTATGAAGGAGAAGTAGAGCTAGTAAGATACTTCCTCAAGAACTCACCAATCCTGGAGAAACTAAGGCTTGATACTTACTATACCAAAAAGGGCATGCGTGATTTCCTTAAAGAAGTCGTTGCATTGCCAAGATGTTCCAGCGCTTGTGAAGTCACTGTTCTCTAA
- the LOC106386708 gene encoding F-box/FBD/LRR-repeat protein At1g51370-like isoform X1 — MVGGKRKTKTCDKGSQRRWICQLPNVLISDILARVPTKIAVRTGVLSKTWINHWKNVRGLDLESFEFSDMDTFVSFVRSFFDSHRESTIDKIRLSVHYSDCHSLLTQWTDIAIRRRIQHLDVCYYGTCCDVTMPVSLYTCKTLVHLRLCWVVLANLEVVSLPCLKTMHLECIRDLTEPTVEKLISGSPVLEDLIIIRRTSGERFIQVRSNTLKRIHIDTYTEVEIDAPLLECLRTTVYLEKNFMIINLGCSTTLDIDMVFPDVTCTKLLICDTLTDIPRFRGLVTSSYILKNIFLHSEPGPLLQFRDLSRLHVKFSKSDLEMLPAILESCPKLQSLILELIKDPSYKKNREPKLMFSTVPPCLVSSLKVVELKRLIARYEGEVELVRYFLKNSPILEKLRLDTYYTKKGMRDFLKEVVALPRCSSACEVTVL; from the exons ATGGTGGGTggaaagagaaaaacaaaaacatgtgaCAAAGGGTCGCAAAGACGCTGGATATGCCAACTACCTAATGTTTTGATAAGTGACATACTTGCTCGTGTTCCTACAAAGATTGCTGTAAGAACAGGCGTTTTGTCCAAAACATGGATTAATCACTGGAAGAATGTTCGTGGATTGGACTTAGAGTCCTTTGAATTCTCTGATATGGATACCTTTGTGAGTTTTGTTCGAAGTTTTTTTGATTCACACAGGGAATCAACGATAGACAAAATAAGGTTAAGTGTTCACTATTCTGATTGTCACTCCCTTCTCACCCAATGGACTGATATTGCGATTAGGCGTAGGATTCAGCATCTCGATGTTTGTTATTATGGCACTTGTTGCGATGTTACGATGCCCGTCAGTCTATATACATGCAAGACGCTGGTGCACTTACGCCTTTGTTGGGTTGTCTTGGCTAACCTGGAGGTTGTTTCCTTGCCATGCCTAAAGACCATGCATTTAGAATGCATTAGAGATCTCACTGAGCCAACTGTGGAGAAACTTATCTCAGGCTCTCCAGTTCTGGAAGATTTAATCATTATCAGACGAACTAGTGGTGAAAGGTTTATACAAGTGCGCTCTAATACGCTAAAGAGAATCCACATAGATACCTATACAGAAGTTGAGATTGATGCTCCTCTACTCGAGTGTTTGAGGACTACGGTTTATTTAGAAAAGAACTTCATGATCATCAATTTGGGTTGCTCTACCACACTAGATATTGATATGGTCTTTCCTGATGTGACTTGCACCAAACTTTTAATTTGTGATACTCTCACCGATATTCCGAGGTTCAGAGGCCTTGTTACAAGTAGTTACATTTTGAAG AACATCTTTCTACACTCCGAACCAGGACCATTGCTTCAGTTCCGTGACCTATCCCGTTTGCATGTTAAGTTCTCTAAATCCGATCTTGAAATGTTGCCAGCCATTCTTGAAAGCTGCCCAAAACTACAATCTCTCATATTG GAGTTGATCAAGGACCCAAGTTATAAGAAGAACAGAGAACCAAAGCTGATGTTTTCAACAGTGCCTCCGTGTTTGGTATCATCTCTCAAGGTCGTGGAACTGAAACGTTTGATCGCAAGGTATGAAGGAGAAGTAGAGCTAGTAAGATACTTCCTCAAGAACTCACCAATCCTGGAGAAACTAAGGCTTGATACTTACTATACCAAAAAGGGCATGCGTGATTTCCTTAAAGAAGTCGTTGCATTGCCAAGATGTTCCAGCGCTTGTGAAGTCACTGTTCTCTAA